From Equus quagga isolate Etosha38 unplaced genomic scaffold, UCLA_HA_Equagga_1.0 119205_RagTag, whole genome shotgun sequence, the proteins below share one genomic window:
- the LOC124232809 gene encoding UDP-glucuronosyltransferase 1A10-like has product MAPAMLTGSLPLCVCLLLTPGFADAGRLLVVPMDGSHWFTMHSVVEKLIHRGHEVVIVMPEVSWHIEKSLNFTVKTYSTFYTLEELDPQFNIFSEAHWKGQEQSLLSTLLTSSGDSFIEHFYSHCRSLFNDAKLVKYLEENSFDAVFLDPFDMCGFIVAKYFSLPSVVFTKVVICHHLEEGTQCPSAPSYVHRFLSGFPDTLTFRERVRKHIFYFEEYLFCRYFIKNVLEFASEIFQKTVTEYDLLSHTSIWLLRTDFVFDYPKPVMPNVIFIGGINCHQGKPLTKVSYLSCSIFRIIWRWT; this is encoded by the coding sequence ATGGCTCCTGCAATGTTGACCGGctcccttcctctgtgtgtgtgtctcctgctGACCCCCGGCTTTGCTGACGCAGGCCGGCTGCTGGTGGTACCCATGGATGGGAGCCACTGGTTTACCATGCATTCGGTTGTGGAGAAACTCATCCACAGAGGGCATGAGGTGGTCATAGTCATGCCAGAGGTGAGTTGGCACATAGAGAAATCTCTCAATTTTACGGTAAAGACATATTCTACGTTTTACACTCTGGAGGAGCTGGATCCTCAGTTCAACATTTTCTCTGAGGCTCACTGGAAAGGTCAGGAACAAAGTTTACTTTCTACGTTGCTGACTTCATCTGGTGATAGTTTTATTGAACACTTTTACTCACATTGTAGGAGTCTGTTTAATGACGCCAAGTTAGTAAAATACCTAGAAGAGAATTCTTTTGATGCCGTCTTTCTGGATCCTTTTGATATGTGTGGCTTCATTGTAGCCAAATATTTTTCCCTCCCATCTGTGGTCTTCACCAAGGTAGTAATTTGCCACCATCTTGAAGAGGGTACGCAGTGTCCCAGTGCTCCTTCCTATGTTCATAGATTTCTCTCAGGGTTCCCGGACACCTTGACTTTCAGGGAGAGAGTGCGGAAACATATCTTCTACTTCGAGGAATATTTATTTTGCCGCTACTTCatcaaaaatgttttagaatttgCTTCTGAGATTTTCCAAAAGACGGTCACAGAATATGATCTCTTAAGCCATACGTCAATTTGGTTGTTACGAACTGACTTTGTGTTTGACTATCCCAAACCGGTGATGCCTAACGTGATCTTCATCGGCGGTATCAACTGCCATCAGGGAAAGCCACTGACAAAGGTGAGTTACCTTTCCTGTAGCATATTCAGAATAATCTGGCGATGGACCTAA